TTCAAGAGCGTCTTGTCGATGACGACATAGTTATCTTTTTTCTGTATTCGCATGATGGACATGTAACTCACCCCAGTCTTTCAAAAATCAGTTGTTCGGTACGATGATGTGTTCCACGCGACGGACGAGTGGTGGATCCAGTCGGTCCGTCTTCGGAATCTGATGTATGATCTTGATGTGCGTCGATGACTGTTCGATTCGTCTAAGGTCGTGCCTGATGACGTCCAGCATCGCCTGATAGGGCGAGTATTCCCCGAGGACATATTCCAGGTCATCGAGACGTTTCTGGATCACAGTCGACGTGTTATCGATGATGTTCAGTTCTTGCTGCACTGCCTGCACCGGTTCGTTTTCCTTCCGGAGAGACAGCAGTTGTTTCAATTTGATCAATCGTTCTTTCGTGCGCATGGTCTTCCTCCTTCGTCGAAGGCGTGATACACTTAAATTCCTAGGTCTAAGTGTGTCATCGCTCTTTCGAGTGATGGCATTTTTTCATTTCCTGCCGTTTGTCGTCAGCACGTTCTGCTTTATGCTCGTACCACATCATCGGGGTCAAGAACACGACGCCGATCACCCAAGCGACTGAAAGCATGTACGTCAGTTCCGGTGACATTTCCTCACCTCCTTTCCCGTCTACTCTTCCGTTCGTCCCACCACCAACCACCGAATGCGATGGTGCAGGCAAACCATGCCACACCGTAAATCAGATAAGCATTCATTTCAGGAGAAACAGATCCATTCGCAATGCGTGCATCTGGTGCGTACCCGGCATGATATGGAGCACGTGTTTTTTATTGACGGCGTCGATGATGAAGACAGGATTTTCTTCGACCATCCGGTCAAAGTAGATCATCGCGTCCGGTTCGGCTTCTCCGACCATCTCACGGGTTACATAAGCCACGATGCTCGATACAGCGTCCTCGACGTTGATCAATGGTTGAAGCGTTGGGTTTTCGTGGAATCGTTCCACTAGCGTGTTCGCTAACACATCAAGATTTTTATAAAGTGACAAGTCAGTTCACCCTTTCGATTGTTCTATTCCAGTCATTGCATTCGACCCGCTTATCTAGCCACTCGTATAAATGCTCTCGGCGGATGATGATCTTTCCATCAACACGAGTGATCGGTAAACCGTTCTCACGGATTTGCTTATCAATCGTGCTTCGGCTACAGCGAAGTTCACTGCATACTTCCGGAACTG
This window of the Exiguobacterium acetylicum genome carries:
- a CDS encoding helix-turn-helix domain-containing protein, translating into MLFNEIEFKRMIAEGVAESLAAIIKQREYLTVPEVCSELRCSRSTIDKQIRENGLPITRVDGKIIIRREHLYEWLDKRVECNDWNRTIERVN